From the genome of Pedobacter sp. MC2016-14, one region includes:
- a CDS encoding AbiH family protein produces MNRLILVGNGFDLAHGMRTSYNDFILWYVACCFEEARSKHIYEDELLRIKASDLFTTFHELAGKSVKEYIYAHYCNDTLSILMNCENDEISHSFIFASDLDPWERESAPTMKPFEIVVKSALLKQLISNCSSNRWVDIENLFYEMLKKAIFSTNQQKQEDIKRLNQSLSFLIQKLESYFSSLDCSAYIPDYSVLLTDEIIPTDMVDAGSFRDPFRSESPDNTLILNFNYTSTIEKYVSVKNVNVNYIHGKLNDKQNPIIFGFGDELDGEYNKFELDTTKEIFRYIKSFWYFKTSNYHNLLRFIQSNKFQVYILGHSCGLSDRTMLNMIFEHENCISIKIHYYALKGGSNNYTELTEEISRHFKDKRQMRLKIVPLDKSTAMPQFFD; encoded by the coding sequence ATGAACAGACTTATATTAGTGGGCAATGGTTTCGACTTAGCTCATGGAATGAGAACGAGCTATAACGATTTTATTTTATGGTATGTGGCATGCTGCTTTGAAGAAGCAAGATCAAAGCATATTTATGAGGACGAACTTCTCCGGATTAAGGCTAGTGATCTCTTTACCACTTTCCACGAATTAGCAGGGAAAAGCGTTAAGGAATATATATACGCTCATTACTGTAATGATACCTTGAGTATATTAATGAATTGTGAAAATGATGAAATCTCACACTCTTTCATTTTCGCATCAGACCTTGACCCTTGGGAACGGGAAAGTGCACCAACAATGAAACCATTTGAAATTGTAGTTAAGTCAGCTTTATTGAAGCAATTGATATCAAATTGCTCATCTAATAGGTGGGTAGATATAGAAAATCTTTTTTATGAGATGTTAAAAAAGGCAATTTTTAGTACCAATCAGCAGAAACAAGAAGATATTAAAAGACTAAATCAGTCACTGTCATTTTTAATACAGAAATTAGAATCTTATTTTTCTTCGTTAGATTGCTCTGCTTACATTCCTGATTATAGTGTGCTTTTAACGGATGAAATAATACCAACTGATATGGTAGACGCTGGATCATTTAGAGATCCATTCAGATCTGAGTCACCGGACAATACATTAATTTTGAACTTCAACTATACCTCAACTATAGAGAAATACGTATCCGTAAAAAATGTAAATGTTAATTATATCCATGGTAAATTGAACGATAAGCAGAACCCGATTATATTTGGCTTTGGTGATGAGTTAGATGGTGAATATAATAAATTTGAATTAGATACAACGAAGGAAATATTTAGATATATTAAATCATTTTGGTATTTCAAAACCTCTAATTACCACAACCTGTTACGGTTTATACAAAGCAATAAATTTCAGGTTTATATCTTAGGTCATTCATGTGGCTTGTCTGACCGTACTATGCTCAATATGATATTTGAGCATGAAAACTGCATTTCAATTAAAATTCATTACTATGCTCTAAAAGGTGGGTCAAATAACTATACCGAGCTAACAGAAGAGATTTCCAGACATTTTAAAGATAAGCGGCAAATGAGATTGAAAATTGTTCCACTTGATAAGTCGACCGCTATGCCTCAGTTTTTTGACTAA